Proteins from one Lacrimispora sphenoides genomic window:
- a CDS encoding 1-aminocyclopropane-1-carboxylate deaminase/D-cysteine desulfhydrase, whose product MVLGQEKVSLLNLPTPLEYLKNISEELGIQMYLKRDDMTGLGMGGNKLRKLEYILKEAQNKGATMLITEGGVQTNHGRLTAAVAAKHNMRCAIVAIGDYPGELSANLLLDRLMDAEVIIKKDDGRPSLDQYKELVGDTIKKYEAQGEIVYYIPLGGSDDVGILGYYECAVELTKQAAAMGIGDARVISAVGSLGTYMGLYCGFHNEDSGLELTGVAISPFDDYKEHSIVALFDSVKEKYGMKISAGRKDFHIEKDYVRGGYNLPSKEVRDAVRLMAGKEAILLDPCYTGKCFAAIIDMVKEGKIKKGEKIIMIHTGGAPGLYTKHHRMEFEKELIDGVTILE is encoded by the coding sequence ATGGTTTTAGGTCAAGAGAAAGTCTCATTATTGAATTTACCCACTCCTTTGGAGTATCTTAAAAATATATCAGAAGAATTAGGGATCCAAATGTATCTTAAGCGTGATGATATGACTGGTCTGGGCATGGGAGGCAATAAGCTTCGAAAGCTGGAGTATATTTTAAAAGAAGCACAAAACAAAGGGGCAACCATGCTTATCACTGAGGGCGGCGTACAAACAAATCATGGCCGTTTGACGGCGGCTGTGGCAGCTAAGCACAATATGAGGTGTGCGATTGTTGCAATTGGGGATTACCCAGGAGAATTGTCGGCAAACTTACTGTTGGACCGGTTAATGGACGCTGAAGTAATCATTAAAAAAGATGACGGCCGTCCATCTCTTGATCAGTATAAAGAGTTGGTCGGGGACACAATCAAAAAATATGAAGCTCAGGGAGAGATTGTTTATTACATACCCCTTGGTGGTTCTGATGATGTCGGTATCCTGGGGTACTATGAATGTGCAGTTGAACTTACAAAGCAGGCGGCTGCCATGGGAATCGGAGATGCACGGGTTATTTCTGCAGTAGGCAGCTTAGGGACCTATATGGGCTTATATTGTGGATTCCATAATGAAGACTCCGGCCTGGAATTAACCGGTGTGGCGATTTCTCCCTTTGATGATTACAAAGAGCATAGCATTGTTGCGCTGTTTGACAGCGTAAAAGAAAAGTATGGAATGAAAATAAGTGCTGGACGAAAAGATTTTCATATTGAAAAGGATTATGTCCGGGGCGGATACAATCTACCTTCAAAGGAGGTAAGAGATGCGGTTCGTCTGATGGCAGGAAAAGAAGCCATCCTGCTCGACCCCTGTTACACAGGAAAATGTTTTGCCGCAATCATTGATATGGTTAAGGAAGGGAAAATCAAAAAAGGTGAGAAGATCATCATGATCCATACAGGAGGAGCGCCAGGATTATACACGAAGCATCATAGGATGGAATTTGAAAAGGAATTAATTGATGGGGTTACAATTCTTGAATAA
- a CDS encoding glutaredoxin — MKITIIGSHLCPDTLYALNKLIDRKASVDFKNLSADLKDLKAYLAARESEPAYEAVKENGGIGIPFFILEDGTKTLDLDEVLEKL, encoded by the coding sequence ATGAAAATAACAATTATTGGAAGCCACTTATGTCCAGACACACTGTACGCGCTGAATAAGCTGATCGATAGGAAAGCCAGCGTAGATTTTAAAAATTTATCAGCGGATTTAAAGGATTTAAAAGCATATCTTGCTGCACGTGAATCGGAACCGGCATATGAAGCGGTTAAAGAGAACGGTGGTATTGGAATTCCATTTTTTATTCTTGAAGACGGTACCAAAACCTTAGACTTAGATGAGGTATTGGAAAAACTGTAA
- a CDS encoding ABC transporter ATP-binding protein, whose product MMEIMIRLEDVTYSYNRQPLIHGMDLTFEKGKITTIVGPNGCGKSTVIKLSSRLLHPDKGKVFLENKEIGVMKRKEFARSVSVLLQSSHIPDMAVEDAVMSGRYPHQSPISFSSAEDKRLTEYAMEMTYCQSLRSKNMRQLSGGERQRVFLAMVLAQDTPVIILDEPTTYLDINVSFEIMELINSLNRKLGKTIVLVLHDLNLALNYSDRLAVMENGKVVAYEEASDHRVHRCISDIFRVDIRRLTEKGKSYYYSFKL is encoded by the coding sequence ATGATGGAAATTATGATCAGGCTTGAGGATGTGACTTATTCTTATAACAGGCAGCCGCTGATCCATGGGATGGATTTAACGTTTGAAAAAGGAAAGATAACCACCATCGTCGGGCCCAATGGGTGTGGAAAAAGCACGGTGATAAAGCTTTCTTCCCGTCTGTTGCATCCGGATAAGGGAAAGGTATTTTTAGAGAATAAAGAGATCGGCGTTATGAAACGAAAGGAGTTTGCCAGGAGTGTATCTGTGCTGCTTCAAAGCAGCCACATACCGGATATGGCAGTGGAAGATGCGGTAATGTCAGGTAGATATCCACATCAGTCTCCAATCAGTTTCTCTTCTGCCGAGGATAAACGGCTGACGGAATATGCCATGGAAATGACATACTGCCAGTCTCTGCGAAGCAAAAATATGCGCCAGCTTTCCGGAGGAGAGCGCCAGCGTGTCTTTCTTGCCATGGTACTGGCTCAGGATACGCCGGTTATTATTCTGGATGAACCCACAACGTATCTTGATATTAATGTCTCCTTTGAAATTATGGAGCTTATAAACAGTTTAAACAGGAAACTTGGAAAAACCATTGTGCTGGTTTTGCATGATCTTAATCTGGCTCTTAATTACTCAGACCGGCTGGCTGTGATGGAAAATGGAAAGGTGGTCGCTTATGAGGAAGCTTCGGACCACAGGGTTCATCGCTGCATCAGTGATATCTTTAGGGTAGATATCCGGAGGCTGACAGAAAAGGGGAAGTCTTATTATTATTCCTTTAAATTATAA
- a CDS encoding L-cysteine desulfidase family protein, with amino-acid sequence MDTKDLRYTTYVQILKEELVPAMGCTEPIALGYGAAKAREVLGGLPDKVEVHVSYNIIKNVKSVVVPNTDGLKGIEAAVAAGIVAGDASKHLEVISVVSNDKKSEIRDFVNHVPITVKAIDRELTFDIVLILFKGNEYVKLRIAQYHTNIILLEKNGETLFNFEASCEPGSVNSVEKTLEVGLTDKSLLNLNDIIEFADSLQVNDVKGILDPQINYNMAIAEEGLKNDYGANIGSTWLASYGNDVRNRAIAKAAAGSDARMSGCELPVIINSGSGNQGITVSVPVIEYANDLEVTRDKLYRALALANLVSIHEKTGIGRLSAYCGVVSAGCAAACGIAYLLGGGFEEIAHTLVNSVVITSGMICDGAKPSCAGKIATSIMAGLLGHDMFKNGEQQFRSGEGIINRDVEETIRNVGRLGKEGMRETDREIVKIMIGE; translated from the coding sequence ATGGATACGAAAGATTTACGTTATACAACATATGTGCAGATTTTAAAAGAAGAGTTAGTACCGGCAATGGGATGTACAGAACCGATTGCCTTAGGATATGGTGCGGCAAAAGCAAGAGAGGTGCTTGGCGGCTTGCCTGATAAAGTAGAAGTACATGTAAGCTATAATATTATTAAAAATGTAAAAAGCGTTGTGGTACCTAATACGGATGGCTTAAAGGGAATTGAGGCAGCAGTAGCAGCAGGAATTGTTGCAGGTGACGCTTCCAAGCATCTGGAGGTTATTTCCGTAGTTAGTAACGATAAAAAGTCAGAGATAAGAGACTTTGTGAATCATGTGCCAATTACGGTAAAAGCGATAGACAGAGAACTGACGTTTGATATCGTGCTCATTTTATTTAAAGGGAATGAGTATGTAAAACTGAGAATCGCCCAATATCATACAAATATCATATTGCTTGAGAAAAATGGAGAAACATTATTTAATTTTGAAGCCAGCTGTGAACCAGGGAGCGTAAATAGTGTTGAAAAGACTCTGGAGGTGGGCTTAACAGATAAAAGCCTGCTAAACTTAAACGATATTATCGAATTTGCTGATTCTCTGCAGGTCAACGATGTAAAAGGCATATTAGATCCTCAAATCAATTACAACATGGCGATTGCTGAAGAGGGGTTAAAGAATGATTATGGCGCAAACATAGGAAGCACCTGGCTGGCCTCTTACGGAAATGATGTCCGTAACCGCGCAATTGCCAAGGCAGCGGCCGGCAGTGATGCAAGAATGAGCGGCTGTGAACTACCGGTAATCATTAACTCCGGCAGCGGTAATCAGGGGATCACGGTTTCAGTGCCCGTGATTGAGTATGCAAATGATTTGGAGGTAACAAGGGATAAATTATATCGTGCCCTTGCTCTTGCAAACCTGGTATCCATCCATGAAAAGACTGGTATCGGCCGTTTGTCAGCTTATTGCGGTGTTGTCAGTGCTGGCTGTGCTGCCGCTTGCGGTATCGCCTATCTGTTAGGCGGCGGATTTGAGGAGATAGCACATACTCTTGTAAATTCTGTTGTCATTACATCTGGCATGATCTGTGACGGAGCCAAGCCTTCCTGTGCAGGGAAAATAGCCACCAGCATTATGGCAGGGCTCTTAGGCCATGACATGTTTAAAAATGGGGAGCAACAGTTTCGTTCTGGTGAAGGAATTATTAACCGTGATGTTGAGGAGACCATACGTAATGTCGGGCGGCTTGGCAAGGAAGGAATGCGTGAGACAGACCGCGAAATTGTTAAGATCATGATTGGCGAGTAA
- a CDS encoding ABC transporter substrate-binding protein produces MKKKSMVYAVMLFMIVNMLAGCGKKTGEPAAVMPEGYCFTDALGQEVTIRKTERVVALMGSFAEVWLSAGGSLAGVTDDAFDERGLEFSEETVSVGKYNNPNVEKIIALNPDLVLLSSETKEHAALKEILKQAGITAAYFKVTYFDDYLSMLKTCTEITGREELYEKNGLAVKTEIEEILDRAKAEEPPSVLLLITYSGGAVAQNSKTMTGNMLNDLGCKNIADENQSLLKEFNMESIVKEDPDYIFVIPMGNDDTLAMKNLKESIEKNPAWNGLTAVKNNRYILLPKEKFLYKPNEKWAESYQYLSEILYGKK; encoded by the coding sequence TTGAAGAAAAAATCTATGGTGTATGCAGTGATGCTTTTTATGATAGTAAATATGCTTGCCGGGTGCGGCAAAAAGACAGGGGAACCGGCTGCTGTGATGCCGGAGGGATACTGCTTTACCGATGCCCTTGGGCAGGAGGTGACGATCAGGAAAACGGAGCGTGTGGTGGCGTTAATGGGGAGCTTTGCAGAAGTCTGGCTGTCAGCCGGAGGCAGTCTGGCCGGTGTTACGGATGATGCATTTGATGAAAGAGGACTGGAGTTTTCGGAGGAAACTGTATCCGTGGGGAAATATAACAATCCCAATGTAGAAAAAATCATAGCCTTAAACCCGGATCTGGTTCTATTGTCATCAGAAACAAAGGAGCATGCAGCGCTTAAAGAGATTTTAAAACAAGCGGGCATTACGGCTGCCTATTTTAAAGTCACATATTTTGATGACTATCTGTCCATGCTTAAGACCTGTACGGAAATAACCGGAAGAGAAGAGCTGTATGAAAAAAATGGGCTGGCTGTAAAAACAGAGATTGAGGAAATCCTCGACAGGGCAAAAGCTGAGGAGCCTCCCTCTGTTTTACTTCTCATTACTTATTCCGGCGGAGCGGTGGCGCAAAATTCCAAGACCATGACAGGAAACATGTTAAATGATCTGGGTTGTAAAAACATAGCTGACGAGAATCAGAGCCTGTTAAAGGAGTTTAACATGGAGAGCATCGTAAAAGAAGATCCGGATTATATTTTTGTGATCCCCATGGGAAATGACGATACCCTTGCCATGAAGAATTTAAAGGAAAGCATTGAAAAAAATCCGGCATGGAATGGCCTTACCGCCGTTAAAAATAACCGTTATATTCTTTTGCCAAAGGAAAAGTTCCTTTATAAACCCAATGAAAAATGGGCAGAAAGCTATCAATACCTTTCGGAGATTCTATATGGGAAGAAATAA
- a CDS encoding FecCD family ABC transporter permease → MGRNNNARLLILLSTVGLAVSVLLGLCLGASNIRPTVLVATLFAGEPEDFLYRILLTVRLPRVTAALLAGSAFAVSGAIIQSVLNNPLASPNIIGVNAGAGLFVLLASAFLPADPLLLPLSAFSGALLACMLVLAITMTGRLSRVLLVLTGFAVNSIFSAGMNTIMILYPDAYVGAGNFLVGGLSSVTSNVLVYPSVFIAAGFILALLCSKGLNILNLGADSAKTLGMNVNACRCAYLAIAAILAGAAVSFAGMIGFVGLLVPHGVKLMIGQDNRYVIPASALTGGIFVILCDLLARTLFLPYELPVGILMSLMGGPFFLYLILKNRRKE, encoded by the coding sequence ATGGGAAGAAATAATAATGCGAGGCTGCTTATCCTTTTATCAACTGTGGGGCTTGCGGTTTCGGTTTTGCTGGGATTATGTCTGGGAGCCAGTAACATCCGGCCAACTGTTCTCGTAGCTACCCTGTTTGCAGGAGAGCCTGAAGATTTTTTATACCGGATTCTTCTTACGGTCCGCCTGCCAAGGGTCACAGCAGCCTTGCTTGCAGGAAGCGCATTTGCAGTATCCGGTGCGATCATTCAGTCCGTGTTAAACAATCCTCTGGCAAGTCCTAATATCATAGGCGTGAATGCAGGAGCCGGACTTTTTGTTTTGCTGGCATCTGCATTTCTTCCGGCAGACCCGCTCCTCCTGCCTTTGTCGGCGTTTTCCGGTGCCCTCCTTGCCTGTATGCTGGTTCTTGCCATTACCATGACCGGAAGATTGTCAAGGGTTCTGTTGGTTTTGACAGGCTTTGCGGTAAACAGTATTTTCAGCGCAGGAATGAATACGATTATGATTTTATATCCCGATGCCTACGTAGGTGCAGGAAATTTTCTGGTAGGAGGACTTTCCTCTGTTACTTCAAATGTACTTGTCTATCCCTCGGTTTTTATAGCTGCAGGCTTTATTCTGGCACTGCTTTGCTCCAAGGGTTTAAACATTTTAAATCTTGGGGCAGACAGTGCAAAAACCCTGGGAATGAATGTAAATGCCTGCCGTTGTGCCTATTTGGCTATTGCAGCCATACTTGCAGGCGCGGCGGTCAGCTTCGCCGGGATGATCGGTTTTGTGGGCCTTCTGGTTCCCCATGGGGTGAAATTAATGATCGGTCAGGACAACCGGTATGTCATACCCGCAAGCGCTCTGACAGGTGGTATCTTCGTAATTTTGTGTGATCTGCTTGCCAGAACCTTATTCCTGCCCTATGAGCTGCCGGTGGGTATTTTGATGTCCTTGATGGGAGGACCGTTTTTTCTTTATCTGATTCTAAAAAACAGGCGGAAGGAATGA
- a CDS encoding dicarboxylate/amino acid:cation symporter: MNKKDIWKSYRFPILLVLGILIGSGFGLVAGEKAAIVKPLGDIFLNLMFTIVVPMVMVSISSAVGSMVNMKRLGSILVNLIVVFIGTGAVAAVLVLFAVNIFPPAASTSIAMGASEVGEATAVGDMIVGALTVSDFPELLSRQNMLPLIIFSVMFGFCVSACGGDESPVGKMLTNLNNVIMKMVNLIMKFAPIGLGAYFANLVGEFGPSLIGDYGRSMILYYPLCLIYVVIFFPLYSYMAGGKEGVRRMLKFVPTPALTAFATQSSMAALPVNLDACDKMGVPKDIREIVLPMGATMHMDGSVLSSIVKIAFLFGVFHQPFTGVGTYAMSIVVAILSAFVLSGAPGGGLVGEMLIVGLFGFPPEAFPLIATLGFLFDPAATCLNSSGDAIASMMVARMVEGKEWINNHLTSNNKEFVEKSDITA, encoded by the coding sequence ATGAATAAAAAAGATATCTGGAAAAGCTATCGGTTCCCTATCCTGTTGGTGCTGGGAATCCTGATCGGATCTGGTTTTGGATTGGTTGCAGGTGAGAAGGCTGCAATTGTTAAACCGCTTGGTGATATTTTCCTTAACTTGATGTTTACAATCGTTGTTCCGATGGTTATGGTATCTATTTCCAGTGCCGTGGGAAGCATGGTAAATATGAAACGCCTTGGTAGTATTTTAGTGAATCTTATCGTTGTTTTTATCGGCACTGGCGCTGTCGCAGCTGTGCTGGTTCTGTTTGCAGTGAATATTTTCCCGCCTGCAGCAAGCACATCAATTGCTATGGGGGCATCGGAAGTCGGAGAAGCTACCGCTGTTGGTGACATGATTGTCGGAGCTCTTACTGTTTCTGATTTCCCTGAACTTTTAAGCCGCCAGAACATGCTTCCATTGATTATTTTTTCTGTCATGTTTGGATTCTGTGTAAGTGCATGTGGCGGTGATGAAAGTCCTGTGGGAAAAATGCTTACGAACTTAAATAATGTCATCATGAAGATGGTCAATTTAATCATGAAATTTGCTCCGATTGGTCTGGGTGCATATTTTGCCAACTTAGTAGGCGAGTTTGGACCAAGTTTGATTGGTGATTACGGTCGTTCCATGATTTTGTATTATCCACTCTGCTTAATTTATGTTGTAATATTCTTCCCGTTATATTCCTATATGGCAGGTGGTAAAGAAGGGGTTCGCCGTATGCTGAAATTTGTACCCACTCCTGCATTGACGGCTTTCGCAACTCAAAGCTCAATGGCTGCTCTGCCTGTAAATCTGGACGCTTGTGACAAAATGGGAGTTCCAAAGGATATTAGAGAGATTGTTCTTCCAATGGGAGCGACCATGCATATGGACGGTTCGGTATTATCTTCCATTGTTAAGATTGCATTTTTGTTTGGAGTGTTTCATCAACCGTTCACAGGAGTTGGTACTTATGCAATGTCAATTGTTGTAGCGATTTTATCCGCATTTGTATTATCCGGTGCGCCGGGTGGAGGTTTGGTAGGCGAAATGCTGATCGTCGGTCTTTTTGGTTTTCCACCAGAGGCATTTCCGTTAATTGCAACCTTAGGTTTCCTGTTTGACCCTGCTGCTACCTGCTTAAATTCATCTGGTGATGCCATAGCTTCCATGATGGTAGCCAGAATGGTTGAAGGGAAAGAATGGATTAATAATCACTTAACAAGCAACAACAAAGAATTCGTCGAAAAATCAGATATTACTGCATAA
- a CDS encoding sigma 54-interacting transcriptional regulator, giving the protein MKKSIAVIALDPFAGKAYAQQVQSVFEERAVVRNYSMMDGTAANMEPCDLYMGSTDAFDAMGNTNRYIPSDAQRMEIQVTYFKEAVRRLEEIPKGTKVIFVNITEVMAREAVTQLEQLGITHLKFILYAPGSKLTDMAEIAVTPDEERYVPSGIPTIINLGQRTCSADTMIEAAFRLGFDDLLEEASFKQYQESVCTNTYYFDQMFNRSRRLESQFDILMEVLDQGVIAVNEHGEIYAINKNAADITRVPENLSLTNMGEEEFPYIPFRKCLEEKKETNPQVVRVAGNLVSLYVRPVLRRDVCIGAFAILQKFNEMERRQNELRVQLMKKGQGHRAKYCFDDVIGESDLILKTKSILNKMAGTESPVLLIGETGTGKELFAHSVHNASKRREQPFVAINCAAMPENLLESELFGYEEGAFTGAKKGGRPGLFEFAHQGTLFLDEVEGMSPALQVKLLRVLQEREIMRVGGNQIIHVDVRIVAATNEELEQKVAEGTFRQDLYYRLNALPVLIPPLRKRAEDVFLILDSFRKELGGKFRLSDDIKELFRQYQWPGNIRELRNVVDYLCFTGHTVITIDDLPPVFRIGKYCEEAGEIKDAELKLYAADEPLQYQNASHMPTEQERVILEILYNAERTGQSIGRDKILLEAQKRKVKLTQPQVRKILGRLEENGYVIVARGRGGSSITKKGVDWITN; this is encoded by the coding sequence ATGAAAAAAAGTATTGCAGTTATTGCATTAGACCCTTTTGCGGGAAAAGCATATGCGCAGCAGGTTCAGTCGGTGTTTGAGGAACGGGCTGTTGTACGAAATTATAGCATGATGGATGGAACGGCAGCGAATATGGAACCGTGCGATTTGTATATGGGCTCGACAGATGCTTTTGACGCCATGGGGAATACGAATCGATATATTCCGTCAGATGCACAGCGGATGGAAATTCAGGTTACTTATTTTAAAGAAGCTGTACGCCGTTTGGAAGAGATTCCAAAGGGAACAAAAGTCATTTTTGTTAATATCACTGAGGTTATGGCCAGGGAAGCGGTAACACAGCTGGAGCAGCTGGGGATAACCCATTTAAAGTTTATACTCTATGCGCCGGGAAGCAAGCTGACTGATATGGCAGAGATTGCTGTTACTCCGGATGAAGAGCGTTATGTGCCAAGCGGAATTCCCACAATTATAAATCTGGGACAGAGAACCTGCTCTGCCGATACCATGATTGAAGCCGCCTTCAGGCTGGGGTTTGATGATTTACTGGAAGAAGCCTCGTTTAAACAGTATCAGGAATCGGTATGCACCAATACCTATTATTTTGACCAGATGTTCAACCGTTCCAGGAGATTGGAGAGTCAGTTTGATATTCTCATGGAAGTACTTGATCAGGGAGTGATCGCGGTAAATGAACATGGTGAAATATATGCAATCAACAAAAATGCTGCCGATATCACCCGTGTTCCTGAAAATCTTAGTCTTACAAACATGGGGGAAGAAGAATTCCCTTATATCCCATTCCGGAAATGTTTAGAGGAGAAAAAAGAGACGAATCCTCAAGTAGTGAGGGTTGCAGGAAATCTGGTAAGCCTTTATGTGCGGCCGGTGTTAAGGCGGGATGTCTGTATTGGTGCTTTTGCCATCTTGCAGAAGTTCAATGAGATGGAGCGCCGGCAAAACGAACTTCGGGTTCAATTGATGAAAAAGGGCCAGGGACATAGAGCCAAATATTGTTTTGATGATGTGATTGGAGAGTCCGACCTTATCTTAAAGACTAAATCTATCTTAAATAAAATGGCCGGCACAGAATCTCCGGTATTGTTAATTGGGGAAACAGGAACCGGTAAAGAACTGTTTGCACATTCCGTCCATAATGCGTCAAAGCGCAGGGAACAGCCTTTTGTAGCAATTAACTGTGCGGCTATGCCGGAAAATTTATTGGAGAGTGAGCTGTTTGGTTATGAAGAAGGAGCTTTTACCGGTGCGAAAAAGGGAGGCCGCCCAGGTTTATTTGAGTTCGCACATCAAGGGACACTGTTTTTAGATGAAGTGGAAGGCATGAGCCCTGCGCTGCAGGTAAAACTGCTGCGTGTTTTGCAGGAACGAGAAATTATGCGGGTTGGCGGAAATCAAATTATTCATGTTGATGTGCGGATCGTTGCTGCGACAAATGAAGAGCTTGAGCAAAAGGTAGCGGAAGGTACGTTCCGGCAGGATCTTTATTACAGACTGAACGCATTGCCGGTGTTAATCCCTCCGCTGCGAAAGAGAGCGGAAGATGTATTCTTAATTCTGGATAGTTTTCGTAAAGAACTTGGAGGAAAATTCCGTTTAAGTGATGATATCAAGGAGTTATTTCGCCAATACCAGTGGCCGGGAAACATACGGGAACTGCGTAATGTCGTAGATTATTTGTGCTTTACCGGCCATACCGTCATAACAATTGATGATTTACCTCCGGTTTTTCGTATAGGTAAATACTGCGAAGAGGCGGGTGAGATAAAAGATGCTGAACTGAAACTGTACGCCGCAGATGAGCCGCTTCAGTACCAGAATGCATCGCATATGCCTACCGAACAGGAACGGGTGATTCTGGAAATTCTATACAATGCAGAACGTACAGGACAGTCCATTGGACGGGATAAAATACTGTTGGAAGCGCAGAAGCGCAAGGTAAAGTTGACTCAGCCTCAGGTGCGTAAAATATTAGGCAGATTAGAGGAAAACGGCTACGTAATTGTTGCAAGGGGCAGAGGCGGAAGTAGTATTACTAAAAAAGGAGTCGATTGGATTACCAATTAA
- a CDS encoding MalY/PatB family protein: MKYNFDIVVDRSENRAGKYDERQKKFGTADVIPLWVADMDFQTAQPIINACVEKAMEGIWGYTYRPDSYFDAILGWQFRRHGWKIDKEKVSWSLGVVPALSAIVKVFTRKGDSIMIQTPVYSEFYDITEAWERNVVENQLVEQDGKWTIDFADFEEKAKDPNVKIFLLCSPHNPLGIVWTKEQLQKMFEICHANDVLMVSDEIHSDLVFHGKKHIPTAMISETARDHVISCISGTKTFNLAGLQASTNVFPNLEMKAAFDKFWMNLDIHRNNAFSSVAMEAAFNEGEEWLEQLLPYLSENFEFIRDYCEKYIPKIKPNVPDATYLVWLDCRELGMNNERLRKFMIEEAKLGLNEGYTFGRSLSGYMRLNAACPRSVLEIAMKQLEDAVNRL; this comes from the coding sequence ATGAAGTATAATTTTGACATCGTAGTTGACCGAAGTGAAAATCGCGCTGGAAAATACGATGAGAGGCAAAAAAAGTTTGGTACCGCGGATGTGATTCCGCTTTGGGTCGCAGATATGGATTTCCAAACGGCACAGCCAATCATCAATGCATGCGTAGAAAAAGCAATGGAAGGGATCTGGGGATATACATATCGGCCTGACTCCTATTTTGATGCAATACTTGGCTGGCAATTCCGCAGGCATGGCTGGAAGATTGATAAGGAAAAAGTAAGCTGGAGCCTGGGAGTTGTACCTGCACTGTCTGCAATTGTCAAGGTGTTTACCAGGAAAGGGGATTCTATTATGATTCAGACTCCCGTGTATTCTGAGTTCTACGATATAACAGAGGCATGGGAAAGAAACGTAGTTGAAAACCAACTGGTTGAACAGGATGGAAAGTGGACAATTGATTTTGCGGATTTTGAGGAGAAAGCAAAAGACCCGAATGTGAAAATCTTTCTTTTGTGCAGCCCCCATAATCCTCTTGGGATCGTCTGGACGAAAGAGCAGCTGCAGAAGATGTTTGAGATTTGTCATGCCAATGACGTGCTGATGGTTTCTGACGAAATACATTCTGATCTGGTGTTCCATGGCAAGAAACATATTCCAACCGCTATGATATCAGAAACGGCCAGAGATCATGTCATAAGTTGTATTTCTGGTACAAAAACATTTAATCTTGCAGGATTACAGGCGTCAACGAATGTTTTCCCGAACCTGGAGATGAAGGCGGCTTTTGATAAGTTCTGGATGAATTTAGACATTCACAGGAATAATGCATTCAGCTCCGTAGCCATGGAAGCGGCGTTTAACGAGGGGGAAGAGTGGTTAGAACAACTGCTTCCATATCTCTCTGAAAACTTTGAGTTTATCAGAGATTATTGTGAGAAGTACATTCCTAAAATCAAACCCAATGTACCGGATGCTACTTATCTGGTATGGCTGGATTGCCGGGAATTGGGAATGAATAATGAAAGATTAAGAAAGTTTATGATTGAAGAAGCAAAATTGGGATTAAATGAAGGCTATACCTTTGGCCGGAGCCTTTCCGGCTATATGAGGTTAAATGCAGCATGTCCGAGAAGCGTGCTGGAAATAGCCATGAAACAGCTGGAGGATGCGGTAAATCGTCTTTAA